Proteins from a genomic interval of Quercus robur chromosome 9, dhQueRobu3.1, whole genome shotgun sequence:
- the LOC126698318 gene encoding probable ribonuclease P/MRP protein subunit POP5: protein MVGFKNRYMIVEVFLDPNRDLAAQDPIIITQFNVSKAIKDSILVNFGECGLASSLGSFQVKYVNPITKLCIIRASREEYQKVWSAITMVRSIGNCPVLCNLLDLSGSIKACRNAALKCDELKFEQYKLLVGARLSADATQQMQSCLDKIKVLEH, encoded by the exons ATGGTGGGATTTAAAAATAGGTACATGATTGTGGAAGTTTTCTTGGATCCTAATAGAGATCTTGCTGCTCAAGATCCCATCATTATTACGCAATTTAATGTCTCAAAAGCAATCAAGGATAGCATTCTTGTCAACTTTGGAGAGTGTGGTCTTGCTTCATCCCTTGGATCCTTCCAAG TCAAGTATGTGAATCCCATCACAAAGCTTTGCATCATTAGAGCTTCAAGAGAAGAGTACCAAAAGGTTTGGTCTGCCATCACCATGGTTAGGAGTATTGGAAATTGCCCCGTTCTATGTAACTTGTTGGACCTAAGTG gGAGTATAAAGGCTTGTAGAAATGCAGCCTTGAAGTGTGATGAGCTAAAATTTGAGCAGTACAAACTTCTTGTTGGGGCTCGTCTGTCAGCTGATGCTACTCAGCAGATGCAAAGTTGTCTTGATAAGATCAAAGTTTTGGAGCATTGA